A region of the Prochlorococcus marinus XMU1402 genome:
TTTTTCCAGTAGCCCTTTTAGATAATTCTGTAGCTAACTTAACTCTTTGAGCCTCTCCTCCAGATAATGTAGGAGCAGGTTGGCCTAATTTGACATATCCTAATCCTACATCTACTAATGTAGATAACCTATCAGCAGCTTGAGGTATTGCAGAAAAAGTTTCTGCAGCTTGTTCAACAGTCATCTCTAGGACATCAGATATATTAAACCCTTTGTATTTAACTTGAAGAGTTTCTCGGTTAAATCGAGCTCCTTTACATACTTCACATTGAACATACACATCAGGCAAAAAATTCATTTCAATGACATTAACTCCTTGACCTTTGCACGCTTCGCATCTTCCACCTTTCACATTAAAACTAAACTGCCCAGCCTGGTAACCCCTCGCTTTGGCTTCCACAGTGGCAGTAAATATTTGTCTTATGGGATCAAAGGCACCTGTATAGGTAGCAGGGTTTGATCTTGGTGTTCGCCCTATTGGAGATTGATCAATAACGATAACTTTGTCAATTGCCTTTATACCCTTTAACTCGCCTACCCCCTGAGGAAAAGGGACTTTTAATCCAAGAGAATGACACAAGGCAGGATGTAGTAGTTCATTTATCAAAGTACTTTTCCCACTACCACTGACACCAGTTACAGAAATTAGTCTGCCTAATGGAAATTCTACAGATATATTCTTTAAATTATTTTTTGAACAACTATTTAAAATTAAACTTTTTTTAACAGAGGATCTTCGTTCTTTTGGAGTAGGAATCGACTTCCTACCACTAAGATAAGCCCCAGTTAGTGATCTCTCTGATTTCAAAACATCTTCATATGATCCTTTAGCAATAATTTCCCCACCGTAAATACCTGCACCTGGACCAATATCTACTAAATAATCTGCAGATTTCATAGTATCTTCGTCATGTTCAACAACAACTAAAGTATTGCCAAGGTCTCTTAAGCTTTTTAATGTTTCTAATAATCTATCATTATCTCTCTGATGTAAACCTATACTTGGTTCATCTAAGACATAAAGAACACCAGTGAGGCCAGCACCTATTTGCGTAGCTAATCTAATACGCTGAGCTTCTCCGCCAGACAAAGTCATGGCAGGTCTATCTAAAGTTAAATAATCTAAACCAACATTAATTAAAAACTTCAAACGTAAACGAATCTCTTTTAACACCAATTCACCTATCTGCTTTTGTTTTTCTGATAAAGATATATTTTCCTTCTTCGTCTTACCTAATCCCATGATGCGTTCTATTTGAGTTAAAGTTTCAGAAACGCTTATTGAAGTTAAATCAGTAATATTATATGGGCCAAGTTTAACTGCCAAAGCCTCAGGTCTCAATCTTTTACCAGAACATGTCTTACAGGGGACTAATTCTAAGTACTTTTCTAATTTTTGTTTTACTGATTCTCCATTAGCTTCATTCAATTGCCTTTCTAATATCGGTAGAATTCCTTCAAAAGGTCTTTCAAAACCACTAGAAGTTTTAAAACGACTGTCAGCTTGAATTAATATTGGTTTATCTGATCCCAAAAGTAGTACTTTCTTTT
Encoded here:
- the uvrA gene encoding excinuclease ABC subunit UvrA, which gives rise to MVIKTDNNFDQDNSIVIRGARQHNLKNIDLSLPRNKFIVFTGVSGSGKSSLAFDTIFAEGQRRYVESLSAYARQFLGQVDKPDVDNIEGLSPAISIDQKSTSHNPRSTVGTVTEIQDYLRLLFGRAGEPHCHHCGIPIAPQTIDEMVDQILLLPEGTRYQLLAPVVRGKKGTHTKLISGLAAEGFARVRINGEVRELADSIELDKNQIHNIEVVVDRLIAREGIQERLNDSLQTCLKRGDGLAIVEVVPKKGENLPSNLEREKLYSENYACPVHGSIIEELSPRLFSFNSPYGACPDCHGIGYLKKFTADRVIPDQTLPVYAAIAPWSEKDNTYYFSLLYSVGQAYGFELKTPWKDLSDFQKKVLLLGSDKPILIQADSRFKTSSGFERPFEGILPILERQLNEANGESVKQKLEKYLELVPCKTCSGKRLRPEALAVKLGPYNITDLTSISVSETLTQIERIMGLGKTKKENISLSEKQKQIGELVLKEIRLRLKFLINVGLDYLTLDRPAMTLSGGEAQRIRLATQIGAGLTGVLYVLDEPSIGLHQRDNDRLLETLKSLRDLGNTLVVVEHDEDTMKSADYLVDIGPGAGIYGGEIIAKGSYEDVLKSERSLTGAYLSGRKSIPTPKERRSSVKKSLILNSCSKNNLKNISVEFPLGRLISVTGVSGSGKSTLINELLHPALCHSLGLKVPFPQGVGELKGIKAIDKVIVIDQSPIGRTPRSNPATYTGAFDPIRQIFTATVEAKARGYQAGQFSFNVKGGRCEACKGQGVNVIEMNFLPDVYVQCEVCKGARFNRETLQVKYKGFNISDVLEMTVEQAAETFSAIPQAADRLSTLVDVGLGYVKLGQPAPTLSGGEAQRVKLATELSKRATGKTLYLIDEPTTGLSFYDVHKLMDVIQRLVDKGNSVIVIEHNLDVIRCSDWIIDLGPDGGDKGGEIIVEGIPEDVAKHPTSHTAKYLKKVLK